Part of the Molothrus ater isolate BHLD 08-10-18 breed brown headed cowbird chromosome 9, BPBGC_Mater_1.1, whole genome shotgun sequence genome is shown below.
CACCACAGAAAGGAAACTTAAAACTGCACCTTGACCTCAAACTGGAACAACCTCCTTCCATTTTTCCCTCCAGAGGGGGATGCAGTCACCGCTTTTGGCCTAGCAGAGCTTCTGCCTTACAGCAAGGCCTGCACACTTGCTTTTACCTCAGCATTTTCTCACAGCTGACAAGGGATTTGGGAAAGCTGCCAAACCTCTACTGTGTTTGCATATTTCTTGGAGATATTCGAGAATAAGGGTGCCTaacacagcagaggcaggaatttGCCGTGCCTCAGCCAGTGGCACAAGGTGGAAGCAATGCCTGGATACATCGCGTGTTCTCAGGCCCCTTCAGCACCCGCACAGGGAGCGTTCGCTGGCCTAAAACCACTGGGGCAAACCGTGCAagagctcaggctctgctttgTCCAGGCACAGGCTGACTGTGAAGCAGGAAACCTGCTGGTTTCACTGATGCCACAGGCTGGAAAAACTGAttggcacagcccagcttcCCTCGGTGACCCAGACGCCAGGCTTGGCTTGTCATAAGGAAGGGTTTATATCAACTCTGTACGTAGGCACTGCTCACAGCTGACAGCCCACAaggtggctgctctgggatACAAGTGGGTGTGCACGGATCAGCCCTGGAAACCCTGCACGTTTCCTTTGCCATTTTAGCtggctttgaattttttttttttttctctccagtgttTTTGTTACACAGGAACTGGAATGCTGCATTGCCTTAAAACCTATCACTGCATTGCCACTAGTTATGAGGGGATAAAGTTACATCGAATTCATTAAGGGAAAAACAATACTCTTCAATTTGAATGCCGTTTATTATGCAATAGAGATTCCTTCATGCTCAAAAAGCAGGGAATAACATATGGGGGAAACAGTAATACACAGATCAAACAGAGGAGGCTATTTCTCCCAAATTATAACTTGGCATCAACATGAATTGCAATAAATGGATCTTCAGCATCGGTATTAATCTGGAAATTAGCCTTTCCATCACCAGAAACAAACACCTGCTTTCCAGTACATTTGTTGTTCTCCTTTTGTCCAGAAATAACATCACAGTAGGTACCAGCAGGCAGTCCAGTTTGCACATTGACATTCATATTCCTATGAGAAAATAAACACGATTTATgcattgtttttaaaacaggtaTTTCAAAAGGTGTGTAAGATTTCTGAACATGATCTTACTCCCCTATTGGAAGGGCATTGTAAAGCATAAGGTTTCTGATCCCACCCCTCCTACACACCCATTTTAGCTCTCTGGACCCAGCATGCACTCAAATAACTCAAGTTGGATTGCGGATGAGGGATGCTATTGTTCTCTCTGGGGACCGAGAGAACTTTCTGCCACTGACTTACCAGTTGTCATTATTGAAGATGATGAAGCCTTTATTACCACGGCCAAAAGCCACTTGATTGCTGCCATTGTCCCACCAGTTGGAGAAAGGCTCACCATCCACCACGTTACGGAAGATCACCATGTTCCTGAAAACACAAGCCATGTCTGCCACTGCACCTGCAACACCCCTAAAGCCACATGGAGCAGGaagcaaaagcagctgctttgacTTCTTGTTTCTCCCCAGTGCCCTACCTGATCTGACGCCAGCGATGTTCACAAACCCAGTCGTTGCCACAGGTCGTGTCCGGATTGATTGTAACGGCCTTGGTGGAGCCATCTGAGTTACTTGGGGGCCCAACCCAGTCATTGACGTCCTgtcattaaaaagaaaggttttctttcttcataaaAAAGAGATTCTGGCATATCTTGTGCCTGAAGATGCAGAGAGTCCCTCTGGTGAAGAAAGCTAGAGGGAGCATCAAAGTTTCACTGGCTACAtccagcccaggacagggaaATCTCTCAAAAACCTGAAATGCACTGGACTACTTCTCTGGCCCTGCTCTCACCCTTAATCCCCATGGGTGGATCTTCagcaataatttaattaaattaatttaaactaattatttaattaattaaagctcacctttccattttgaaaatttcttgGCCAGCGATAACTTGACATCACACGTGTGAGGCCATACGGATGGGCAAGCATGAAACCAACTGCCATTTTATAGAGCCTGTTTGGTGGACAAACAAGGAGTGAGCCATGGAAGGAGGAACCTGACTGAGAACACACAGACAAACAAGCAAAAGCAAGAAGCATCACCCACACAAGAGCAATCCCTTACCTGGCATCCCAGAAGGTTAGAATAGAAGATCCACCAGCCCCGTGTCCTCTCTGGTTGTCATGATTATCCACAAAGACCAGGGCTCTGTCAGAAGGCACAAAGCCCCAGCCTTCTCCCCAGTTCCTAAACAAAAACACAGACTTGGAGCTACCCTGTCAACTGCTGTATCCAGTCAATCCTGCATCAATTGCAGCACCTTCATCCTTACTTTAAGTAGGCCATCTTTTCTCCGTTCCACTTGCGCAGCACTGTCCCCAGTTTGGCACCGTACTTGAATTCTGTCACTCGGCCATTTCCAAAGTACTCGCTGCCTTTGATGGGCTCTCCACCCAAGTCAATTACCTGGTACCAGAAAGAAAACCTGCATCCCTTCTTGTTTCACAAAGACCAGCAATGCAAAAGAAAGTAATGATCTATTTGTGCTGTGTAGAGCAACACAAATGCAGAATAAGACTTTAGGGACATATATAAAAGCATGACTGATGAAAGGAAAGCTAAAGTTGATTGACAATCTGTTGTGGAGGCATTTTTAAGAATCAAAAATGCCTATGTCTGCCTATGTCTGCTCTATGTAAATTGTGAGCACCTTGCTAGGGTAAATGGGATGAAGATGTACTGTTGCTCCTCTGAAGGAGGAGGCAAAAGAGATACAAAAGAGAAAGGCAAAcataaaggagaaaatgtggAGATTACCTCCTGATAAATGAAAGGTTTAGTTCCTGCAGAAAACCATTGAGTGTTTAGATCATGCAGCTTGTCCAGAAATGCTCTTATGTCCCCAGGCCACATGTGCTTGGCAGCATCAATTCGGAATCCTGCTACACCAATGTCAATGAGATGGTTCATGTACTCTGCAACCTTTGAGCGCACATAGTCCTTCTCCAGGGCCAGATCCAGAAGGCCGCTCAAGCGGCAGTCCCGGACCTGtgcaacagaaaagaaaaaaataaagatttctctGTATTACACCAAAGGAGGGGTGCAGGTGGGGTGGTGGGTAATGAGGTTGTATTGGAttgggaagaagggagagagTGATATCCAGAGTAAAGGTTTTGTCTTCACAAGTCACTGTTGCTCATGATAAAGCCCTACTGTCCTGGAGACAGCTGGACACCTGCCTTCCaatgggaagtggtgaataCATTCTTGTTTTACTTTGCTTATGTGTGTGGCTTTCtctttacctattaaactgtctttatctcaatccATGAGTTTCCTCACTTTTGCTCTTCCAGttctctgccccatcccactgAAAGTAGGAGGCTGAGTGGTGTTTAGCTGCCAGCTGAGTTAAACCACAAGTTCTCTTTGGTGCCAACATGGGACTCAAAGGGTTCGAATTAACAACAGCTATGATTAATGTGCTAGATGGAATTTACAGCTGTTACTGTATTTTGGCTAATAATTGACAGGCTCCTGTGCTTGCCCTGGGGCTCACTGGCCTCACTGTGCATTCGAGTCTAGGGCTcatcagcagctgctttgtgcttgggctgcagctgcagcctgtgctgctgatgccCTCACCCTGGGGCATTCTGACCCCGGCACtggccggggctgggctggacctGAGGGATTGCAGGGTCTGGCTAAGTCCAAgccagagcagggggaaggggaggagtTCATTGCAACATTAAACATGATGGCCTGGTCCAAAGGAACTGGGAGTGTACATTGTCATGGAAATACCTTTAACTTGTTGTAATCCAGGATTTGAGATATGTGTTATAGGGATTACCACAGAAGAAGCCATCTGAACCCATGAAGGACAAGCCCTACATGAAGCAGTGCAAGTGCAGAAACACTGTAATGTATTGCTGCAAAGTGGCTGAAGGCAGAGCTTGAGAAAGAACTGCTACATATTCTGACTACAAAAACCAGGAAGTTGTGTAACTACAGCACCACCTTGCACTACTGTCAATTTTCCAAAGGAGCCCCTTATCATGATCAGATGAGTTCATAAGCTATAAAAATGAGCTCACTGTGAGCTGAGTACACTGGGCTCACTTCTGGAGCAAACATCTGCACACAGGTTCTTGATTCCTCAGTTCTTAGAATATTTTCGGCCACACGTACCTATGGTCACTACTTCAGTCATTTGTCAAGTGACTAAGCACAGGTTTTGTGAGACACTACACCATTTGATTTTACTGTAGAGTTAACAgaacatgtaaaaaaaaaaaaatgaaaatttctcgAGGGGAAGTTACCTGATAGATATCATCATAACGTTCAATTTCTCCACTTCCTGTGTGACATTTGCCATCATTGAAATCCCAGCCAGAGTATGGGACAGCTGGAAAATCTCTGTTTCCAGCATTAAAATGGCTTCCACAGGTAGAATGTGTGCCTgagccacctgcagccccacacaTATGGTTGACGACAGCATCCACATAGATACGAACCTGGAAAAGCAATATGTGCATTTCAGGGTGTTTTGTAGCACACGTGAACTGAAAGCCACCAAGCACTATTAAGttgattattttccttctcagttTCTTCCCAGTTTACACCTGTTTtgagggcagcagcaccttccctcAGCTGATACAGCACTTCTTGCCATATCAGACAGAATTTCAAGGCACTTACTCCAACATTGTTGCATCTCTTCACCATGTCTTTGAATTGCTCTTCATTTCCTGATCGAGTGCAGATCTTGTAGCTAATGGGCTGGTATCTTTCCCACCAGGGTCTGTTCGGGTTAGTAAtgacaatattttcatttggagGTGAAACCTGCAGATGAAATGATGTACTTTGATAAGAAATGAAATGGCTTTACCTCAACATTTTAAGGGCAAAATCTGTGCTCAGGACCTCTGCCCTCAGAGGAAAGTTAGTACCCAACGCAGtctctctcccacagcagaAGTCCAGGTCTGTGAGATGTCTGTCTTGTACACTGGCAAGAAAGGCATTTTGGTTTGTTCCTGTGAGATGCCCAGGTCCAGCATGGGCCTGCTTTCCAGGACATGGGCATGGAAGGGCTGAAGtcacaggaattatttttacCTGTAACAGTGACAGCCTTAGGAATGCCAAACCTCACTGCTTCCATACTTCCTTTAGAACAAGGTAAAGAGCTTTACCCTCTACTTAGCTTTCAGGGGAAGCCTTTCAGCATGCCCCTTTGTAACTGATCTGCTAGACATACACCATCATTCATCCCTACAGGGTCCTGCAGAGTTAGGGTTGCTTCTAAAAGCCCTTACTACTTCCTACcctccctcctcagcagcaAAGTTACTTAGAGATGACTGTCTCAAGCTCAGGCATTAGTAATCAAATTATTTATCAAACATTACAATGCCATTTTTCTACTACTCACAGGAAACAACTCACCTGAACTCCTCCAAATCCATTAGGAGCTAAGTAGCGCTCACACTCCTCAGCAATATCCTGCCAGCGCCATTCAAAGAGGTGCACAATAGAGGTTCTCTTTGGGACAGTGTTGGGGTTGTACTGCCCCCAacaaagccctgcagctgcgaggaggaggagaaggatcTGCATGGTGCCTTCAGCGTAAGGCTGTGGTCTCTTCACCAGCTATTTATGTGCCTGCAAGATGACAAAGTTCCTGTAGCGGGTGTCAAAATTCACATGGATCCATGCTATCAGTTATTATTTAGGTACATAGATCAATATCattatttggtttgttttttctcctgaataaCCCAACAGCTGAagataaaataacttttcaCGATGATTATGCACCATCATAAATCAACTGGTTCATGAGCATTGCACCCAAATCCAGAACTGCATTCTTTCCAACCACATGAACAAAGATACTTTATCAAAAGTATTCCAAAATGTGGAAATCAGACAGCCACAGAAGCTGAGCTGGGTGCTGCCACCATCCTCTTGGCCCTGGGAGAGATAAACTCAAGGCAAGGACAAAAGTGATGACCTCCTGTCTGGACACTCTGACTGATCTGGCAAAAGAAAGTAACAAGGACATTGCTGATGACAGAATGACAACCAAGAAGATTGTGTTACTAAGGGAACAGGGGCAAAGGAGTCTGGGTGGAAAATTTTGGACAGAACTTAGAGACCTATAAATACTGGTAAACTGATGCAACAAAGAACTTTGCTTGCATAGCATGGTCCGTGTCCCTCAATCGCCACGAGCGTGTCCCGTGTGAGCAATGACAATTCCCTGTCTGGCCATTCTGGGGATGCCCCACAGAACTGAAATGCTcctgaaaggaagaaggagcCAGCTGGCATCCATCCCTTCAGGTTTTGATGGTGAGCTTTGGGACATGAGCAATAATatgtcttcagaagaaaaacatgtcTTTGAACTTTTGCCTGAACTTTTAGAGAAGCCCAAAAAAACAGTTGCTTCTCATTCTCTTAAACTGATTTTACACTGGGCAGAATCACACGTTAAAGGGTTAAAGGCCAGCATGGCTTTCCCAGTAGAACTGTGGGATGAACAGGGCAATGAGAGGTGATAAGATCCCAGCTGGTTTTGTACCTCACTGTTTTGCCCAAACAGGCATTCCCTAACCATGTCTGGGCCCAGGAGCCTTTGGCCACAgttcctgtgccctgccctgctgaggagggcaggcagagaggagctgtgctgggcaccgGGCACCAGACAAGGCCAGCGCCGCACAGCTACACAGGCATACACTCAACCTGAGACTGCAAAATGATTCCTGATTCAGTAGAAATGACTTTTCGCAAAAAGAGAAAGTTAATATTTAAAGAAGGCTTTAGGTCAGGTAACTGCTTTCCTCAGCATAAGCAGCCATTTTCTTCATGCTGTTAATTTTTTGTctgaataaaatacaaaaacaatGGATAATCCAGCAAAAATTATCCTTTTTATATTTGACCACAAGATAATGCTGTGACtcatgaatgaaaaaaaaaaaaaaaagagaggaagagaaaaggaaaaaaaaatagaaaaaaagataaaaaaaaagaacataagTTTAAATTTACAGTGCATTTCTGGAATCAGAGAATAATCACAGAGCTAAATTCATGGTTTGGCCAATGAAAGTGAGCATGGTTTctaacagaaaatgaaatagtgCATTGTGCCAAAAAATTCTAAACTTTTACAATTCAGCAGATCTGTTGTGCCATCCTGTTATGCCCCAGCAAATATTTTACCTTAAATTTGATCACTTCAAAACATAATTTCAAGTTTTCATtgaacactgaaataaaaaattaaggcCTTAGTGTCATCACTTCACATAGAAGAGTAGCaatagaaattataaaaatcaaGATAAACATTTCCTAGTACTAACATTCTTTTGAAAACTTAGAGATCAGCAGTAAGGCTGACTGTAACTCTGGGTTTAGTGAATTACCTGAAAGATCTGGTGTTGCTCTAGATGACTCTTGCCTTCTCCATCATCTTTATGCTCAAATGATAAGGCAATGTGCCAAAATCCTGAAATAAAAGGAACACAAACCAAGGTCTGAATGCAATTTAGGTCCTTTCAAAGCAGTGAACATTTGGCCCACAAAATTTTACTTACACCTAAAGATAGCATctcatgatttctttttctccatgttCTCTTTCATGGCACTGTGAAATGCAGAGCTACCTAAACCTACATTAAGCAAAACTCTCATTGCACCCCAGCATCCTTGGGAAGTGGATCCACATCTGTTCACAGGCACAGACAACCTCTCCATATTCAGCCTGTTTTTATGGATTTATGGCCACCTCAGATCACTGTGTGGCATTTCAGTCATTTGCCACAGAAGCTCTGGGGCCTGGGGGTGGAGTTGCAAGTTGACACGTGAACCGATGATTCCATTTGGGAATGGGCAATGTGTGAATAACAGAGGATGGAATCCCAGTTTCTGCGGGCTGGAGCTGAGTGCAGGGCTGAAGACAGCTCCTCTCAATTTCAGAGGGGCCCGAGGGCTCCCTGACCTGCCCCTCTGTGCCAAAAACTGGTTTGCAAAGGCCATGAACACCCTGCCACGTGGGGCCCAGGGCGTTGGCACCTCTCCACTGAGGCAGGGGCCGAGTGCATGGATCCAGGAGACGCTGGCCACAGCCAAGGAGGGAGACAGATGggaggggcagtgctgggccagGGACACCCTGACTGCCCTGACAGACACCCGGAGCCCTTGGGCACACTGAGAGCCAATATCCACCACCAACACCACAGAAAGGAAACTTAAAACTGCACCTTGACCTCAAACTGGAACAACCTCCTTCCATTTTTCCCTCCAGAGGGGGATGCAGTCACCGCTTTTGGCCTAGCAGAGCTTCTGCCTTACAGCAAGGCCTGCACACTTGCTTTTACCTCAGCATTTTCTCACAGCTGACAAGGGATTTGGGAAAGCTGCCAAACCTCTACTGTGTTTGCATATTTCTTGGAGATATTCGAGAATAAGGGTGCCTaacacagcagaggcaggaatttGCCGTGCCTCAGCC
Proteins encoded:
- the LOC118689827 gene encoding pancreatic alpha-amylase, yielding MQILLLLLAAAGLCWGQYNPNTVPKRTSIVHLFEWRWQDIAEECERYLAPNGFGGVQVSPPNENIVITNPNRPWWERYQPISYKICTRSGNEEQFKDMVKRCNNVGVRIYVDAVVNHMCGAAGGSGTHSTCGSHFNAGNRDFPAVPYSGWDFNDGKCHTGSGEIERYDDIYQVRDCRLSGLLDLALEKDYVRSKVAEYMNHLIDIGVAGFRIDAAKHMWPGDIRAFLDKLHDLNTQWFSAGTKPFIYQEVIDLGGEPIKGSEYFGNGRVTEFKYGAKLGTVLRKWNGEKMAYLKNWGEGWGFVPSDRALVFVDNHDNQRGHGAGGSSILTFWDARLYKMAVGFMLAHPYGLTRVMSSYRWPRNFQNGKDVNDWVGPPSNSDGSTKAVTINPDTTCGNDWVCEHRWRQIRNMVIFRNVVDGEPFSNWWDNGSNQVAFGRGNKGFIIFNNDNWNMNVNVQTGLPAGTYCDVISGQKENNKCTGKQVFVSGDGKANFQINTDAEDPFIAIHVDAKL